The Oryzias latipes chromosome 4, ASM223467v1 genome includes a window with the following:
- the hps3 gene encoding Hermansky-Pudlak syndrome 3 protein isoform X5 — protein sequence MVHVYNCHPFKSQQIVQVEQEPGLVCCGGGALFVVATGGCKVEVYNLEKEGCPLFCRFATMGTVKSIQHSKIGDYLVTIEEKNNATYLRAYTNWRYQAEEKGRVGVRLLGHLLGGASVWGGVQMEIIEIPMSERPIAVSCCPVTGDLLVGCEKTVVLFTLSRQNQQNLQNQSQQSVQNSLPNSQQSCNPSQGPTSVSHPNLSILDFERSVILHLPKMSLKQVALCGGYVAVNAELEVLVLKLEAASDPAAAEEPLETSKSAAEPPQDQDDFLLIPRHQELLESKAKDCDILVTMEKTGLEDQAQYQFSYILFRRFSPEFFQGCRVEEMQIHSLQLYPLFTSNSLEDPTCVFCFFSLPTAGYLYSLKGGVELLSAYQYPEKVLQAVMSDHLLHVITKNALQCFTVRCSAVAARMEDPYIDTTMKACPPSTLEVCALRIQLFIGLRSVCVYNQRVILLSAADTETQQEPERRCLSRKWTISSPKETSTVGHGWNLYVVDTVHPFTLYQEMVEYSCRYVQTTPQSHSLRHLLSEAHLLLRACLLQTPEQKQSGQGDPAVSSKPGSNGAVDKNSATQANRQELEEALRQNSAQLGDCFSRASQKDCHLALPYYKMSGLTVAEVISRNRPPPEGPSSYGLGFLFYLKLHLLEETEQHLTQEEADEIIYIFSQSEPFLLVSVCASPCMINCSATRTLQILQRLEDTAGVSVPLTIIMAAMALRLGKQQDYTELMERHAEMQLVYGFIEEPRLLLHGGGGGGGGGGGGQHSQVHPTSLARQLANTQPGLLVAAMVALHENCKVQLEQADFVFKELGCENTLLVDFWEAMLMASSQDAVIQELLFRVASVYIDRLTNSINGSGAPKYKSLKGADDLITSCSHYGALYPWLTVLNPTHSTTSEHQEALHKLQSLLCGPSLSVGSIVPLLERLSGETLWGFSLHLLCATRRGQYESSIEQLLDRCPQAIIAYANHQLQDKYMTLWWQKLLPELCKRTRAAADNGILLGALKETLVVVAMETSPAEFLELIPDDGTASYFLPHLLTCSQRHLMA from the exons ATGGTGCACGTCTACAACTGTCATCCGTTCAAGTCCCAGCAGATCGTCCAG GTGGAGCAGGAACCTGGACTGGTCTGCTGTGGAGGCGGAGCCCTGTTCGTCGTGGCTACTGGAGGATGCAAG GTGGAGGTATACAATCTGGAGAAGGAGGGCTGCCCCCTGTTCTGTCGCTTCGCCACCATGGGCACAGTAAAGAGCATTCAACACAGTAAAATAG GAGACTACCTGGTTACTATAGAGGAAAAGAACAACGCCACTTACCTGAGAGCTTACACCAACTGGCGCTACCAG GCGGAGGAGAAGGGTCGGGTTGGGGTGCGCTTGTTGGGCCACCTGCTGGGTGGAGCGTCGGTGTGGGGCGGAGTGCAGATGGAGATCATTGAGATCCCAATGTCAGAGCGTCCCATTGCTGTTTCGTGTTGCCCCGTCACCGGGGATCTTTTAGTCGGCTGTGAGAAGACTGTGGTTCTCTTTACCCTGAGCAGACAGAACCAGCAGAACTTG caGAATCAGAGTCAGCAGAGCGTTCAGAACTCCTTGCCAAACTCTCAACAGAGCTGCAATCCGAGCCAAG GACCAACCTCTGTATCACATCCGAATCTTTCCATTTTGGACTTTGAGCGTTCAGTCATCCTGCATCTTCCAAAAATGTCTCTTAAACAG GTGGCGTTGTGTGGAGGATATGTCGCAGTGAACGCTGAGCTGGAGGTTTTGGTGCTAAAACTGGAGGCAGCATCTgaccctgcagctgcagaagaaCCCCTGGAAACCAGTAAAAgtg CAGCAGAACCTCCACAAGATCAGGATGACTTCCTGCTCATTCCAAGACACCAGGAGCTGCTCGAAAGCAAAGCGAAAGACTGCGACATCCTTGTTACCATGGAAAAAACTGGGCTGGAGGACCAAGCGCAGTATCAGTTCTCCTACATTCTTTTCCG GCGCTTTTCTCCCGAGTTCTTCCAAGGCTGCAGAGTCGAGGAGATGCAGATCCACTCGCTGCAGCTTTATCCACTGTTCACAA GTAATTCCCTAGAGGACCCAACATGTGtgttctgcttcttctctcTTCCCACTGCCGGCTACCTGTACAGCCTAAAGGGTGGAGTGGAGCTGCTGTCAGCCTACCAGTATCCAGAAAAGGTCCTTCAGGCGGTGATGTCTGATCACCTGTTGCATGTCATTACTAA AAATGCCCTGCAGTGTTTTACGGTGCGATGCTCAGCTGTGGCCGCCAGAATGGAAGACCCTTACATTGACACCACCATGAAG gctTGTCCACCCAGCACCTTGGAGGTGTGTGCACTCAGAATCCAGTTATTCATCGGTCTGCGGTCGGTTTGCGTCTATAATCAACGTGTCATCCTGCTCTCTGCTGCGgacactgaaacacaacaggagcCTGAGCGCAGGTGCCT AAGCAGGAAGTGGACAATCTCCTCGCCGAAGGAAACCAGCACAGTTGGACATGGGTGGAACCTTTACGTGGTCGACACCGTCCATCCCTTCACACTCTACCAGGAGATG GTTGAATACAGCTGTCGCTACGTGCAGACCACCCCACAATCCCACAGTCTTCGTCACCTCCTCAGTGAAGCTCACCTCTTGCTGCGAGCCTGTTTGCTGCAAACACCAGAGCAGAAGCAGAGTGGCCAGGGCGACCCTGCAGTGTCCTCGAAACCAGGCTCCAATGGCGCGGTTGATAAAAATTCAGCCACACAGGCAAACAGACAAGAACTAGAGGAGGCGCTCAGGCAGAACTCTGCACAGCTGGGAGACTGTTTCAGCAG gGCGAGTCAGAAGGACTGCCACTTAGCCCTGCCGTACTACAAGATGTCCGGTTTGACCGTCGCCGAGGTCATCTCCAGAAACCGTCCTCCTCCAGAGGGCCCTTCCTCTTATGGCCTGGGCTTCCTATTTTACCTTAAACTTCACCTTTTAGAGGAGACGGAGCAGCATCTCACTCAG GAAGAAGCAGATGAAATCATTTAcatcttcagccaatcagagccctTCTTGCTGGTCAGCGTGTGTGCCAGCCCCTGCATGATAAACTGCAGTGCAACTCGGACGCTCCAGATCTTGCAGCGTCTGGAAGACACGGCTGGCGTGTCGGTCCCACTCACGATTATCATGGCAGCCATGGCGCTGCGTCTGGGCAAACAGCAGGATTACACAGAGCTGATGGAGCGGCACGCTGAG ATGCAGCTGGTGTATGGGTTCATAGAAGAGCCGAGGCTGTTGCTgcacggaggaggaggaggaggaggaggaggaggaggaggccagcACTCCCAGGTCCATCCCACTTCATTGGCTCGGCAGCTGGCAAACACCCAACCTGGACTGTTGGTGGCTGCTATGGTGGCTTTACATGAGAACTGCAAAGTTCAGCTGGAACAGGCCGATTTTGTATTCAAA GAGCTGGGCTGTGAGAACACTTTACTGGTGGATTTCTGGGAGGCGATGCTCATGGCATCGTCACAGGATGCAGTCATTCAGGAACTTCTGTTCAGGGTGGCGTCAGTTTACATTGACCGACTGACAAACTCAATCAATGGAAGTGGAGCGCCGAAGTACAAGTCACTAAAGGGGGCCGACGATTTG ATCACCTCCTGCTCTCATTATGGTGCTCTGTACCCGTGGCTCACTGTTCTAAATCCCACTCACAGCACCACGTCTGAACACCAGGAGGCGCTGCATAAACTGCAG TCTCTGCTGTGCGGTCCTTCCCTCTCTGTGGGCTCCATCGTGCCTCTATTGGAGCGTCTCTCAGGAGAAACCTTGTGGGGCTTCAGCCTGCACCTCCTCTGTGCCACCAGAAGGGGGCAGTATGAAAGCAGCATTGAGCAGTTGTTGGACAGGTGTCCTCAGGCCATCATAGCCTACGCCAACCACCAGTTACAGGACAAATATATG ACACTATGGTGGCAGAAGCTGCTTCCTGAGCTTTGCAAGCGAACGAGAGCAGCGGCAGATAACGGCATTCTGCTGGGGGCTCTCAAAG AGACACTGGtggtggttgccatggagacgaGTCCTGCTGAGTTTTTGGAGCTAATTCCCGACGATGGTACTGCGTCCTACTTTCTCCCTCACCTGTTGACGTGCAGCCAAAGACATTTGATGGCCTGA
- the hps3 gene encoding Hermansky-Pudlak syndrome 3 protein isoform X1, translated as MVHVYNCHPFKSQQIVQVEQEPGLVCCGGGALFVVATGGCKVEVYNLEKEGCPLFCRFATMGTVKSIQHSKIGDYLVTIEEKNNATYLRAYTNWRYQAEEKGRVGVRLLGHLLGGASVWGGVQMEIIEIPMSERPIAVSCCPVTGDLLVGCEKTVVLFTLSRQNQQNLQNQSQQSVQNSLPNSQQSCNPSQGPTSVSHPNLSILDFERSVILHLPKMSLKQVALCGGYVAVNAELEVLVLKLEAASDPAAAEEPLETSKSAAEPPQDQDDFLLIPRHQELLESKAKDCDILVTMEKTGLEDQAQYQFSYILFRRFSPEFFQGCRVEEMQIHSLQLYPLFTSNSLEDPTCVFCFFSLPTAGYLYSLKGGVELLSAYQYPEKVLQAVMSDHLLHVITKNALQCFTVRCSAVAARMEDPYIDTTMKACPPSTLEVCALRIQLFIGLRSVCVYNQRVILLSAADTETQQEPERRCLKLKENSVLTGIFLAVGIDPATTPALENLLSRPFLSRKWTISSPKETSTVGHGWNLYVVDTVHPFTLYQEMVEYSCRYVQTTPQSHSLRHLLSEAHLLLRACLLQTPEQKQSGQGDPAVSSKPGSNGAVDKNSATQANRQELEEALRQNSAQLGDCFSRASQKDCHLALPYYKMSGLTVAEVISRNRPPPEGPSSYGLGFLFYLKLHLLEETEQHLTQEEADEIIYIFSQSEPFLLVSVCASPCMINCSATRTLQILQRLEDTAGVSVPLTIIMAAMALRLGKQQDYTELMERHAEMQLVYGFIEEPRLLLHGGGGGGGGGGGGQHSQVHPTSLARQLANTQPGLLVAAMVALHENCKVQLEQADFVFKELGCENTLLVDFWEAMLMASSQDAVIQELLFRVASVYIDRLTNSINGSGAPKYKSLKGADDLITSCSHYGALYPWLTVLNPTHSTTSEHQEALHKLQSLLCGPSLSVGSIVPLLERLSGETLWGFSLHLLCATRRGQYESSIEQLLDRCPQAIIAYANHQLQDKYMTLWWQKLLPELCKRTRAAADNGILLGALKETLVVVAMETSPAEFLELIPDDGTASYFLPHLLTCSQRHLMA; from the exons ATGGTGCACGTCTACAACTGTCATCCGTTCAAGTCCCAGCAGATCGTCCAG GTGGAGCAGGAACCTGGACTGGTCTGCTGTGGAGGCGGAGCCCTGTTCGTCGTGGCTACTGGAGGATGCAAG GTGGAGGTATACAATCTGGAGAAGGAGGGCTGCCCCCTGTTCTGTCGCTTCGCCACCATGGGCACAGTAAAGAGCATTCAACACAGTAAAATAG GAGACTACCTGGTTACTATAGAGGAAAAGAACAACGCCACTTACCTGAGAGCTTACACCAACTGGCGCTACCAG GCGGAGGAGAAGGGTCGGGTTGGGGTGCGCTTGTTGGGCCACCTGCTGGGTGGAGCGTCGGTGTGGGGCGGAGTGCAGATGGAGATCATTGAGATCCCAATGTCAGAGCGTCCCATTGCTGTTTCGTGTTGCCCCGTCACCGGGGATCTTTTAGTCGGCTGTGAGAAGACTGTGGTTCTCTTTACCCTGAGCAGACAGAACCAGCAGAACTTG caGAATCAGAGTCAGCAGAGCGTTCAGAACTCCTTGCCAAACTCTCAACAGAGCTGCAATCCGAGCCAAG GACCAACCTCTGTATCACATCCGAATCTTTCCATTTTGGACTTTGAGCGTTCAGTCATCCTGCATCTTCCAAAAATGTCTCTTAAACAG GTGGCGTTGTGTGGAGGATATGTCGCAGTGAACGCTGAGCTGGAGGTTTTGGTGCTAAAACTGGAGGCAGCATCTgaccctgcagctgcagaagaaCCCCTGGAAACCAGTAAAAgtg CAGCAGAACCTCCACAAGATCAGGATGACTTCCTGCTCATTCCAAGACACCAGGAGCTGCTCGAAAGCAAAGCGAAAGACTGCGACATCCTTGTTACCATGGAAAAAACTGGGCTGGAGGACCAAGCGCAGTATCAGTTCTCCTACATTCTTTTCCG GCGCTTTTCTCCCGAGTTCTTCCAAGGCTGCAGAGTCGAGGAGATGCAGATCCACTCGCTGCAGCTTTATCCACTGTTCACAA GTAATTCCCTAGAGGACCCAACATGTGtgttctgcttcttctctcTTCCCACTGCCGGCTACCTGTACAGCCTAAAGGGTGGAGTGGAGCTGCTGTCAGCCTACCAGTATCCAGAAAAGGTCCTTCAGGCGGTGATGTCTGATCACCTGTTGCATGTCATTACTAA AAATGCCCTGCAGTGTTTTACGGTGCGATGCTCAGCTGTGGCCGCCAGAATGGAAGACCCTTACATTGACACCACCATGAAG gctTGTCCACCCAGCACCTTGGAGGTGTGTGCACTCAGAATCCAGTTATTCATCGGTCTGCGGTCGGTTTGCGTCTATAATCAACGTGTCATCCTGCTCTCTGCTGCGgacactgaaacacaacaggagcCTGAGCGCAGGTGCCT CAAGTTGAAAGAGAACAGCGTGCTGACAGGTATTTTCTTGGCGGTGGGAATTGATCCCGCAACCACGCCAGCTTTGGAGAACCTTCTGTCACGTcctttttt AAGCAGGAAGTGGACAATCTCCTCGCCGAAGGAAACCAGCACAGTTGGACATGGGTGGAACCTTTACGTGGTCGACACCGTCCATCCCTTCACACTCTACCAGGAGATG GTTGAATACAGCTGTCGCTACGTGCAGACCACCCCACAATCCCACAGTCTTCGTCACCTCCTCAGTGAAGCTCACCTCTTGCTGCGAGCCTGTTTGCTGCAAACACCAGAGCAGAAGCAGAGTGGCCAGGGCGACCCTGCAGTGTCCTCGAAACCAGGCTCCAATGGCGCGGTTGATAAAAATTCAGCCACACAGGCAAACAGACAAGAACTAGAGGAGGCGCTCAGGCAGAACTCTGCACAGCTGGGAGACTGTTTCAGCAG gGCGAGTCAGAAGGACTGCCACTTAGCCCTGCCGTACTACAAGATGTCCGGTTTGACCGTCGCCGAGGTCATCTCCAGAAACCGTCCTCCTCCAGAGGGCCCTTCCTCTTATGGCCTGGGCTTCCTATTTTACCTTAAACTTCACCTTTTAGAGGAGACGGAGCAGCATCTCACTCAG GAAGAAGCAGATGAAATCATTTAcatcttcagccaatcagagccctTCTTGCTGGTCAGCGTGTGTGCCAGCCCCTGCATGATAAACTGCAGTGCAACTCGGACGCTCCAGATCTTGCAGCGTCTGGAAGACACGGCTGGCGTGTCGGTCCCACTCACGATTATCATGGCAGCCATGGCGCTGCGTCTGGGCAAACAGCAGGATTACACAGAGCTGATGGAGCGGCACGCTGAG ATGCAGCTGGTGTATGGGTTCATAGAAGAGCCGAGGCTGTTGCTgcacggaggaggaggaggaggaggaggaggaggaggaggccagcACTCCCAGGTCCATCCCACTTCATTGGCTCGGCAGCTGGCAAACACCCAACCTGGACTGTTGGTGGCTGCTATGGTGGCTTTACATGAGAACTGCAAAGTTCAGCTGGAACAGGCCGATTTTGTATTCAAA GAGCTGGGCTGTGAGAACACTTTACTGGTGGATTTCTGGGAGGCGATGCTCATGGCATCGTCACAGGATGCAGTCATTCAGGAACTTCTGTTCAGGGTGGCGTCAGTTTACATTGACCGACTGACAAACTCAATCAATGGAAGTGGAGCGCCGAAGTACAAGTCACTAAAGGGGGCCGACGATTTG ATCACCTCCTGCTCTCATTATGGTGCTCTGTACCCGTGGCTCACTGTTCTAAATCCCACTCACAGCACCACGTCTGAACACCAGGAGGCGCTGCATAAACTGCAG TCTCTGCTGTGCGGTCCTTCCCTCTCTGTGGGCTCCATCGTGCCTCTATTGGAGCGTCTCTCAGGAGAAACCTTGTGGGGCTTCAGCCTGCACCTCCTCTGTGCCACCAGAAGGGGGCAGTATGAAAGCAGCATTGAGCAGTTGTTGGACAGGTGTCCTCAGGCCATCATAGCCTACGCCAACCACCAGTTACAGGACAAATATATG ACACTATGGTGGCAGAAGCTGCTTCCTGAGCTTTGCAAGCGAACGAGAGCAGCGGCAGATAACGGCATTCTGCTGGGGGCTCTCAAAG AGACACTGGtggtggttgccatggagacgaGTCCTGCTGAGTTTTTGGAGCTAATTCCCGACGATGGTACTGCGTCCTACTTTCTCCCTCACCTGTTGACGTGCAGCCAAAGACATTTGATGGCCTGA
- the hps3 gene encoding Hermansky-Pudlak syndrome 3 protein isoform X2, whose product MVHVYNCHPFKSQQIVQVEQEPGLVCCGGGALFVVATGGCKVEVYNLEKEGCPLFCRFATMGTVKSIQHSKIGDYLVTIEEKNNATYLRAYTNWRYQAEEKGRVGVRLLGHLLGGASVWGGVQMEIIEIPMSERPIAVSCCPVTGDLLVGCEKTVVLFTLSRQNQQNLQNQSQQSVQNSLPNSQQSCNPSQGPTSVSHPNLSILDFERSVILHLPKMSLKQVALCGGYVAVNAELEVLVLKLEAASDPAAAEEPLETSKSAEPPQDQDDFLLIPRHQELLESKAKDCDILVTMEKTGLEDQAQYQFSYILFRRFSPEFFQGCRVEEMQIHSLQLYPLFTSNSLEDPTCVFCFFSLPTAGYLYSLKGGVELLSAYQYPEKVLQAVMSDHLLHVITKNALQCFTVRCSAVAARMEDPYIDTTMKACPPSTLEVCALRIQLFIGLRSVCVYNQRVILLSAADTETQQEPERRCLKLKENSVLTGIFLAVGIDPATTPALENLLSRPFLSRKWTISSPKETSTVGHGWNLYVVDTVHPFTLYQEMVEYSCRYVQTTPQSHSLRHLLSEAHLLLRACLLQTPEQKQSGQGDPAVSSKPGSNGAVDKNSATQANRQELEEALRQNSAQLGDCFSRASQKDCHLALPYYKMSGLTVAEVISRNRPPPEGPSSYGLGFLFYLKLHLLEETEQHLTQEEADEIIYIFSQSEPFLLVSVCASPCMINCSATRTLQILQRLEDTAGVSVPLTIIMAAMALRLGKQQDYTELMERHAEMQLVYGFIEEPRLLLHGGGGGGGGGGGGQHSQVHPTSLARQLANTQPGLLVAAMVALHENCKVQLEQADFVFKELGCENTLLVDFWEAMLMASSQDAVIQELLFRVASVYIDRLTNSINGSGAPKYKSLKGADDLITSCSHYGALYPWLTVLNPTHSTTSEHQEALHKLQSLLCGPSLSVGSIVPLLERLSGETLWGFSLHLLCATRRGQYESSIEQLLDRCPQAIIAYANHQLQDKYMTLWWQKLLPELCKRTRAAADNGILLGALKETLVVVAMETSPAEFLELIPDDGTASYFLPHLLTCSQRHLMA is encoded by the exons ATGGTGCACGTCTACAACTGTCATCCGTTCAAGTCCCAGCAGATCGTCCAG GTGGAGCAGGAACCTGGACTGGTCTGCTGTGGAGGCGGAGCCCTGTTCGTCGTGGCTACTGGAGGATGCAAG GTGGAGGTATACAATCTGGAGAAGGAGGGCTGCCCCCTGTTCTGTCGCTTCGCCACCATGGGCACAGTAAAGAGCATTCAACACAGTAAAATAG GAGACTACCTGGTTACTATAGAGGAAAAGAACAACGCCACTTACCTGAGAGCTTACACCAACTGGCGCTACCAG GCGGAGGAGAAGGGTCGGGTTGGGGTGCGCTTGTTGGGCCACCTGCTGGGTGGAGCGTCGGTGTGGGGCGGAGTGCAGATGGAGATCATTGAGATCCCAATGTCAGAGCGTCCCATTGCTGTTTCGTGTTGCCCCGTCACCGGGGATCTTTTAGTCGGCTGTGAGAAGACTGTGGTTCTCTTTACCCTGAGCAGACAGAACCAGCAGAACTTG caGAATCAGAGTCAGCAGAGCGTTCAGAACTCCTTGCCAAACTCTCAACAGAGCTGCAATCCGAGCCAAG GACCAACCTCTGTATCACATCCGAATCTTTCCATTTTGGACTTTGAGCGTTCAGTCATCCTGCATCTTCCAAAAATGTCTCTTAAACAG GTGGCGTTGTGTGGAGGATATGTCGCAGTGAACGCTGAGCTGGAGGTTTTGGTGCTAAAACTGGAGGCAGCATCTgaccctgcagctgcagaagaaCCCCTGGAAACCAGTAAAAgtg CAGAACCTCCACAAGATCAGGATGACTTCCTGCTCATTCCAAGACACCAGGAGCTGCTCGAAAGCAAAGCGAAAGACTGCGACATCCTTGTTACCATGGAAAAAACTGGGCTGGAGGACCAAGCGCAGTATCAGTTCTCCTACATTCTTTTCCG GCGCTTTTCTCCCGAGTTCTTCCAAGGCTGCAGAGTCGAGGAGATGCAGATCCACTCGCTGCAGCTTTATCCACTGTTCACAA GTAATTCCCTAGAGGACCCAACATGTGtgttctgcttcttctctcTTCCCACTGCCGGCTACCTGTACAGCCTAAAGGGTGGAGTGGAGCTGCTGTCAGCCTACCAGTATCCAGAAAAGGTCCTTCAGGCGGTGATGTCTGATCACCTGTTGCATGTCATTACTAA AAATGCCCTGCAGTGTTTTACGGTGCGATGCTCAGCTGTGGCCGCCAGAATGGAAGACCCTTACATTGACACCACCATGAAG gctTGTCCACCCAGCACCTTGGAGGTGTGTGCACTCAGAATCCAGTTATTCATCGGTCTGCGGTCGGTTTGCGTCTATAATCAACGTGTCATCCTGCTCTCTGCTGCGgacactgaaacacaacaggagcCTGAGCGCAGGTGCCT CAAGTTGAAAGAGAACAGCGTGCTGACAGGTATTTTCTTGGCGGTGGGAATTGATCCCGCAACCACGCCAGCTTTGGAGAACCTTCTGTCACGTcctttttt AAGCAGGAAGTGGACAATCTCCTCGCCGAAGGAAACCAGCACAGTTGGACATGGGTGGAACCTTTACGTGGTCGACACCGTCCATCCCTTCACACTCTACCAGGAGATG GTTGAATACAGCTGTCGCTACGTGCAGACCACCCCACAATCCCACAGTCTTCGTCACCTCCTCAGTGAAGCTCACCTCTTGCTGCGAGCCTGTTTGCTGCAAACACCAGAGCAGAAGCAGAGTGGCCAGGGCGACCCTGCAGTGTCCTCGAAACCAGGCTCCAATGGCGCGGTTGATAAAAATTCAGCCACACAGGCAAACAGACAAGAACTAGAGGAGGCGCTCAGGCAGAACTCTGCACAGCTGGGAGACTGTTTCAGCAG gGCGAGTCAGAAGGACTGCCACTTAGCCCTGCCGTACTACAAGATGTCCGGTTTGACCGTCGCCGAGGTCATCTCCAGAAACCGTCCTCCTCCAGAGGGCCCTTCCTCTTATGGCCTGGGCTTCCTATTTTACCTTAAACTTCACCTTTTAGAGGAGACGGAGCAGCATCTCACTCAG GAAGAAGCAGATGAAATCATTTAcatcttcagccaatcagagccctTCTTGCTGGTCAGCGTGTGTGCCAGCCCCTGCATGATAAACTGCAGTGCAACTCGGACGCTCCAGATCTTGCAGCGTCTGGAAGACACGGCTGGCGTGTCGGTCCCACTCACGATTATCATGGCAGCCATGGCGCTGCGTCTGGGCAAACAGCAGGATTACACAGAGCTGATGGAGCGGCACGCTGAG ATGCAGCTGGTGTATGGGTTCATAGAAGAGCCGAGGCTGTTGCTgcacggaggaggaggaggaggaggaggaggaggaggaggccagcACTCCCAGGTCCATCCCACTTCATTGGCTCGGCAGCTGGCAAACACCCAACCTGGACTGTTGGTGGCTGCTATGGTGGCTTTACATGAGAACTGCAAAGTTCAGCTGGAACAGGCCGATTTTGTATTCAAA GAGCTGGGCTGTGAGAACACTTTACTGGTGGATTTCTGGGAGGCGATGCTCATGGCATCGTCACAGGATGCAGTCATTCAGGAACTTCTGTTCAGGGTGGCGTCAGTTTACATTGACCGACTGACAAACTCAATCAATGGAAGTGGAGCGCCGAAGTACAAGTCACTAAAGGGGGCCGACGATTTG ATCACCTCCTGCTCTCATTATGGTGCTCTGTACCCGTGGCTCACTGTTCTAAATCCCACTCACAGCACCACGTCTGAACACCAGGAGGCGCTGCATAAACTGCAG TCTCTGCTGTGCGGTCCTTCCCTCTCTGTGGGCTCCATCGTGCCTCTATTGGAGCGTCTCTCAGGAGAAACCTTGTGGGGCTTCAGCCTGCACCTCCTCTGTGCCACCAGAAGGGGGCAGTATGAAAGCAGCATTGAGCAGTTGTTGGACAGGTGTCCTCAGGCCATCATAGCCTACGCCAACCACCAGTTACAGGACAAATATATG ACACTATGGTGGCAGAAGCTGCTTCCTGAGCTTTGCAAGCGAACGAGAGCAGCGGCAGATAACGGCATTCTGCTGGGGGCTCTCAAAG AGACACTGGtggtggttgccatggagacgaGTCCTGCTGAGTTTTTGGAGCTAATTCCCGACGATGGTACTGCGTCCTACTTTCTCCCTCACCTGTTGACGTGCAGCCAAAGACATTTGATGGCCTGA